TGCCGAGGACAGCTTCGATGCCGACATCCACGGCGCCGTCATCACCGTGCCGGCCTATTTCGACGACGCCCAGCGCCAGGCCACCAAGGACGCGGCGCAGCTCGCCGGCCTGCACTTGCTGCGCCTGATCAACGAGCCCACGGCAGCCGCCATCGCTTATGGCCTGGACAACGCAGCCGAGGGCGTCTATGCCGTCTATGACCTGGGCGGCGGCACCTTCGACATCTCCATCCTGCGCCTGACGCGGGGTGTGTTCGAGGTCATCGCCACCGGCGGCGACTCGGCCCTGGGCGGCGACGACTACGACGCCGCGCTGGCCGCCTGGGCGCTGGCGCAACTGGGCTTGGCAGCCGACAGCGCGCAGGACAAGGCCGCCGTGCGCCTGGCCGCGCGTGCCTGCAAGGAGGCGCTGACTGCCAGCGAGACTGCAGCATTCAGCGCAGTCCTGGCGGGTGTTGAAGCCCGATTGGACGTGACGCGCGCGCAGTTTGCCGGTGCCACCGAGGCGCTGACCCGACGCTCGCTGGCCGCCGTACGCCAGGCGCTGCGCGACGCGCAGATCAGCCGCGACGAGGTGCAGGGCGTGGTGCTGGTCGGCGGCTCGACGCGGATGCCGCAGATCCGCCAGGCGGTGGGCGATTTCTTTGGTCGCGAGCCGCTCACCAACCTGAACCCCGACGAGGTCGTCGCCCTGGGCGCGGCCATCCAGGCCAACCAGCTGGCCGGCAACAACGCTGCGGGCGACCTGCTGCTGCTGGACGTCATCCCGCTGTCGCTGGGCCTGGAGACCATGGGTGGCCTGGTCGAGCGCATCGTGGCGCGCAACGAAACCATCCCCACCGCTCGCGCGCAGGACTTCACGACCTACCAGGACGGCCAGACGGCGCTGGCCATCCACGTCGTGCAGGGTGAGCGCGACCTGGTGCAGGATTGCCGCAGCCTGGCGCGCTTCGAGCTGCGCGGCATTCCGCCCATGGCGGCGGGCGCGGCGCGCATCCGCGTCACCTTCACCGTCGATGCCGATGGCCTGCTCAGTGTCAGCGCGCGCGAGCAGGGCAGCGGCGTGGTGGCCAGCATCGACGTCAAGCCCTCCTATGGCCTGTCGGATGAGGAGATCGCGCGCATGTTGCAGGACGGCTTTGCCACCGCCCAGCAGGACATGCAGGCGCGCGCGCTTGCCGAGGCGCGCGTCGATGCCGAGCGCCTCCTGATCGCCACGCGCAGCGCGCTGCAGGCCGATGGCGATGTGCTGGCGACGAGCGAGCGCGCCACCATCGACACGCTGATGCAGCAACTGCAGGACACGCTGGCGCGCGCCAATGCCGCAGCAGCCGAGGTGGAGGCCGCCACCAGCGCGCTGGCCCACGGCACGGAGAGTTTTGCCGCCCAGCGCATGAATCGCGGCATCCGCCAGGCGCTGGCCGGGCGCAGCGTGGACGCGCTCTGAAGCCGCCCGCCAAGCTATCCGCCAGGTTGCCCCAGACCCGCCAAGATCAAGAAAGAACACGCCCCCACATGCCCGTCATCAAAATCCTGCCCCACCCGCAATACGCGCCGCAGGGCGCCGAAATCAACGCCCCCGTCGGCACCTCGATCTGCGAGGCGCTGCTGGAAAACGGCATCAACATCGAGCACGCCTGCGACATGAGCTGCGCCTGCACGACCTGCCATG
This portion of the Melaminivora jejuensis genome encodes:
- the hscA gene encoding Fe-S protein assembly chaperone HscA encodes the protein MALLQISEPGQSPDPHQRRIAIGIDLGTTHSLVAAVRSGTAECLPDEQGRVLLPSVVRYLAGGGRQIGHAAQQAQRSDAANTIASAKRFMGRALADIAGHEQLPYSFAPGALGGGMLRLQTAGGVKSPVEVSAEILATLRQRAEDSFDADIHGAVITVPAYFDDAQRQATKDAAQLAGLHLLRLINEPTAAAIAYGLDNAAEGVYAVYDLGGGTFDISILRLTRGVFEVIATGGDSALGGDDYDAALAAWALAQLGLAADSAQDKAAVRLAARACKEALTASETAAFSAVLAGVEARLDVTRAQFAGATEALTRRSLAAVRQALRDAQISRDEVQGVVLVGGSTRMPQIRQAVGDFFGREPLTNLNPDEVVALGAAIQANQLAGNNAAGDLLLLDVIPLSLGLETMGGLVERIVARNETIPTARAQDFTTYQDGQTALAIHVVQGERDLVQDCRSLARFELRGIPPMAAGAARIRVTFTVDADGLLSVSAREQGSGVVASIDVKPSYGLSDEEIARMLQDGFATAQQDMQARALAEARVDAERLLIATRSALQADGDVLATSERATIDTLMQQLQDTLARANAAAAEVEAATSALAHGTESFAAQRMNRGIRQALAGRSVDAL